One Thalassospira marina DNA window includes the following coding sequences:
- a CDS encoding histidine triad nucleotide-binding protein, whose product MAIKAYDPENIFAKILRGDIPCNKVFEDDHVLAFHDIAPQAPTHILVIPKGSYTSYDDFAENASDAEIVAYTRAIGKISAAAGVVEDGYRLIANTRDHGRQDVPHLHVHIIGGTKLGLMLPKD is encoded by the coding sequence ATGGCGATCAAAGCCTACGACCCCGAAAACATTTTCGCCAAAATCCTGCGCGGCGACATTCCCTGCAACAAGGTATTCGAGGATGACCACGTTCTGGCCTTCCACGACATTGCCCCGCAGGCGCCGACCCATATTCTCGTCATTCCCAAGGGTTCCTATACCTCCTATGACGATTTTGCCGAAAATGCCTCGGACGCCGAAATTGTCGCCTATACCCGCGCGATTGGCAAAATCTCGGCAGCGGCCGGTGTGGTCGAGGATGGCTATCGCCTGATCGCCAATACCCGCGATCATGGCCGCCAGGATGTGCCACACCTTCATGTGCACATTATCGGTGGCACCAAACTGGGCCTGATGCTGCCCAAAGACTAA
- a CDS encoding DUF6314 family protein produces the protein MAQQPDFPARRIFTSLQGTWALERAMGEMGQFSGKARFFIAPDSAENTLRYREEGVLHRQDGQKFDGYREYDFVLQGDAIEMLFRDPVSFGNRYVLLNFSQNAPGDAANNPEDSFAAQDHHPCGNDLYHHRMFWYDDDHFETRIKVVGPNKDYELHTVYRKLEGQG, from the coding sequence ATGGCCCAGCAGCCCGACTTTCCCGCCCGCCGCATTTTCACCAGCCTGCAAGGGACTTGGGCGCTTGAACGCGCCATGGGGGAAATGGGCCAGTTTAGCGGCAAAGCGCGCTTTTTCATCGCACCTGACAGCGCAGAAAACACCCTGCGCTATCGCGAAGAAGGGGTTTTACATCGCCAGGATGGGCAAAAGTTTGACGGTTACCGCGAATATGATTTTGTCCTGCAGGGCGATGCCATTGAAATGCTGTTTCGCGACCCGGTCAGTTTTGGCAATCGCTATGTGCTGCTGAATTTCAGCCAGAATGCACCGGGCGATGCTGCCAATAACCCCGAGGATTCCTTTGCTGCGCAGGATCATCATCCTTGCGGCAATGATTTGTATCATCATCGCATGTTCTGGTATGACGATGATCATTTCGAAACCAGAATTAAAGTCGTTGGTCCCAACAAAGATTACGAATTACACACCGTTTATCGCAAGCTTGAAGGGCAGGGATAA
- a CDS encoding phosphoribosyl-ATP diphosphatase has translation MTTALNGEILDRLFETVAARKGANPDESYTAKLFSKGTRKIAQKVGEEGVETVIAALAEGPENVASESADLLYHLMVLWADQGVKPDDVWNILAKREGISGIAEKASRSE, from the coding sequence ATGACCACAGCACTTAACGGCGAAATCCTGGACCGTTTGTTTGAAACGGTTGCCGCGCGCAAGGGTGCCAACCCCGACGAAAGCTATACCGCCAAACTGTTTAGCAAAGGCACACGCAAAATCGCCCAGAAAGTGGGCGAAGAAGGCGTTGAAACCGTGATTGCCGCCCTGGCCGAAGGCCCGGAAAACGTGGCATCCGAAAGTGCCGACCTGCTTTATCATCTGATGGTGTTGTGGGCGGATCAGGGTGTTAAACCCGATGATGTCTGGAATATCCTTGCCAAACGTGAAGGCATTTCCGGTATTGCCGAAAAGGCATCACGTAGCGAATAA
- a CDS encoding VOC family protein — MKIPPFHLAFPIKSIADTRAFYIGILGCDEGRSTENWIDFDFFGHQLSAHVRPEAGQNAGNGTVDGDAVPIPHFGAVLEWQQWHDLADRLKNAAVAFLLEPKIRFVGEPGEQGTFFVTDPAGNGLEFKTFRDPAMIFAH; from the coding sequence ATGAAAATCCCGCCATTTCATTTGGCCTTCCCGATCAAATCAATTGCCGATACCCGCGCCTTCTATATTGGCATCCTGGGATGTGACGAAGGCCGTTCGACGGAAAACTGGATCGATTTTGACTTTTTCGGCCACCAGCTTTCAGCCCATGTCCGCCCCGAAGCCGGGCAGAATGCCGGTAACGGCACGGTTGATGGCGATGCTGTACCCATTCCCCATTTTGGCGCAGTGCTGGAATGGCAGCAATGGCACGACCTGGCCGACCGCCTGAAAAATGCCGCTGTCGCCTTCCTGCTGGAACCCAAAATCCGCTTTGTTGGTGAACCGGGTGAACAGGGCACATTTTTTGTCACCGACCCGGCTGGCAATGGTCTGGAATTCAAAACCTTCCGCGACCCGGCGATGATCTTCGCCCACTAA
- the hisA gene encoding 1-(5-phosphoribosyl)-5-[(5-phosphoribosylamino)methylideneamino]imidazole-4-carboxamide isomerase has product MNLYPAIDLKDGACVRLLRGDMDKATVFNNDPGSQAGEFVDKGCHWVHVVDLNGAFAGEPVNGAAVDSILAAVGERAKVQLGGGIRNMETVDYWLNKGVHRVILGTVALRNPELVKEACAKWPGRVAVGIDARDGFVAVEGWAETSEITALELAQKFEDCGVSAIIFTDIDRDGAMGGPNIESTVALAKAISTPVIASGGVSSLDDLLAVKAQADAGIDGAISGRALYDGRIDLAEAIAALA; this is encoded by the coding sequence GTGAACCTTTATCCGGCAATCGATCTGAAAGATGGCGCCTGCGTTCGCCTGTTACGCGGCGACATGGACAAGGCCACGGTCTTTAACAATGATCCCGGCAGCCAGGCTGGCGAATTTGTCGATAAAGGGTGCCATTGGGTCCATGTGGTTGACCTGAACGGTGCCTTTGCTGGCGAACCGGTCAATGGCGCTGCGGTTGATTCCATTCTGGCTGCTGTCGGCGAACGCGCCAAGGTGCAGCTGGGCGGTGGCATCCGCAATATGGAAACCGTCGATTACTGGTTAAACAAGGGTGTGCACCGTGTAATTCTGGGCACCGTTGCCCTGCGCAATCCTGAACTGGTCAAGGAAGCCTGCGCAAAATGGCCGGGCCGGGTTGCTGTTGGCATTGATGCCCGTGATGGTTTTGTCGCGGTTGAAGGCTGGGCCGAAACATCGGAAATCACCGCCTTGGAACTGGCGCAGAAATTCGAAGATTGCGGTGTATCGGCCATCATCTTTACCGATATTGACCGTGACGGTGCCATGGGTGGCCCCAATATCGAATCAACCGTTGCCCTGGCAAAGGCGATTTCAACCCCGGTTATCGCATCGGGCGGGGTTTCATCGCTTGATGACCTTCTCGCCGTCAAGGCGCAGGCCGATGCCGGGATTGATGGCGCCATTTCGGGCCGTGCCCTTTATGATGGCCGCATTGACCTGGCCGAAGCCATTGCCGCACTGGCATAA
- a CDS encoding LysR substrate-binding domain-containing protein: MALRPATPSLNALRAFEAAARLGSFARAASELSVTPGAVSQQVANLEARLGITLFDRNGPQLTLREAGRAYLPALQKAFDGIEAATLDLLTHGGSDRKLVIGALPTLATVWLIPRLSRFQNEFPKIRPVIETLSLNFATPDRMPDLGVHQMDVGLYFGNGHWPGFASFKILEEQQVVVAAPGLVSADIRDHARLTGADADILSRFPRLVHTTRPRAWHQWAQVNDVVIHGEPGLGFEHFFMLIEAAKSGMGIALLPRILIEPALAKGDLEIVHDGTLQASDAYYLICDENRQHDPEITAFRQWLLYEAGSGGNEGR; this comes from the coding sequence ATGGCGTTGCGCCCTGCTACCCCGTCCTTAAATGCCCTGCGCGCCTTTGAGGCGGCGGCCCGGCTGGGCAGCTTTGCCAGGGCTGCATCCGAATTATCGGTAACACCCGGTGCGGTCAGCCAGCAGGTCGCCAATCTGGAGGCTCGGTTAGGCATTACTCTGTTTGATCGCAATGGCCCGCAATTAACCCTGCGCGAGGCCGGGCGCGCCTATTTACCGGCCCTGCAAAAGGCGTTTGACGGGATCGAGGCCGCCACCCTTGATCTTTTGACCCATGGGGGATCGGATCGGAAACTGGTGATTGGTGCCCTGCCTACCCTGGCGACGGTGTGGCTGATCCCGCGTTTGTCACGGTTTCAAAATGAATTTCCCAAAATTCGCCCGGTTATTGAAACCCTGTCGCTGAATTTTGCTACCCCGGACCGGATGCCGGATCTGGGTGTGCATCAGATGGATGTGGGGCTGTATTTTGGGAATGGCCACTGGCCGGGCTTTGCCAGCTTTAAAATACTGGAAGAACAACAGGTTGTTGTGGCCGCACCGGGGCTGGTTTCTGCCGATATCCGGGATCATGCCCGTTTAACCGGGGCGGATGCGGATATTTTATCGCGCTTTCCCCGTCTGGTGCATACGACCCGCCCGCGGGCCTGGCACCAATGGGCGCAGGTTAATGATGTGGTGATCCACGGCGAGCCGGGGTTGGGGTTTGAGCATTTCTTCATGCTGATCGAGGCCGCCAAAAGCGGCATGGGCATTGCCCTGCTGCCCCGTATCCTGATCGAACCGGCCCTGGCAAAGGGGGATTTGGAAATTGTCCATGACGGGACCTTGCAGGCCAGCGATGCCTATTACCTGATTTGCGATGAAAACCGGCAGCATGACCCGGAAATAACGGCTTTTCGCCAATGGCTGCTGTACGAAGCAGGATCAGGCGGGAATGAAGGCCGTTAA
- a CDS encoding GNAT family N-acetyltransferase: MSGPSVTMSPNVFAEHVTDLSPGDLSDIVDACIQAIVEGGGFGWLTPPGRPEMEKYWRGVLIMPGRHLFVSRVDGVISGAAQLLETPSNLESQRHSAQITGHFVAPWARGGGNGKAIVRAIEYFARQQGYSVLKLDLRETQKAAIALYHSMGYVRWGINPYYAMIDGKMVEGYYYTKKIQEAEQ, encoded by the coding sequence ATGAGCGGACCCAGCGTCACCATGAGCCCGAATGTTTTTGCCGAACATGTCACCGATCTTTCCCCCGGTGATCTGTCCGATATCGTTGATGCCTGCATCCAGGCGATTGTTGAAGGGGGCGGCTTTGGCTGGCTGACCCCGCCCGGTCGCCCGGAAATGGAAAAATACTGGCGTGGCGTTCTGATCATGCCGGGCCGGCATCTGTTTGTATCGCGGGTTGATGGGGTTATTTCAGGGGCGGCACAGCTTCTTGAAACGCCATCGAACCTGGAATCGCAGCGCCATTCCGCGCAAATTACCGGGCATTTCGTGGCCCCCTGGGCACGCGGCGGCGGCAACGGCAAGGCCATTGTGCGCGCGATTGAATATTTCGCCCGCCAGCAGGGCTACAGCGTGCTGAAACTGGACCTGCGCGAAACGCAAAAAGCCGCCATCGCCCTTTATCACAGCATGGGATATGTCCGCTGGGGCATTAACCCCTATTACGCCATGATCGACGGCAAAATGGTCGAAGGCTATTACTACACCAAGAAAATACAGGAAGCAGAACAGTGA
- a CDS encoding DUF2628 domain-containing protein: protein MKVYTVHINPGHADPIEDAVLVREGFNFWAFLLTGLWALFHRQWLAFICLLVVSGLVNLAIYLANGGPEMEFLLNIVISIGFGLVANDLHRRKLAKQGWKMVDIIASSSERDALYQYVHRAVKTTAITPTPVSSYYGSIPTP from the coding sequence ATGAAGGTTTATACCGTTCATATCAACCCCGGCCATGCCGATCCGATCGAGGATGCCGTGCTGGTCCGTGAAGGTTTCAACTTCTGGGCGTTTCTGCTGACGGGCCTTTGGGCCCTGTTTCACCGGCAATGGCTGGCCTTTATCTGCCTTCTGGTGGTGTCAGGGCTGGTCAATCTGGCGATATATCTGGCCAATGGCGGCCCGGAAATGGAATTTCTGCTTAATATCGTAATTTCCATCGGTTTTGGCCTTGTTGCCAATGACCTGCACCGGCGCAAGCTGGCAAAGCAGGGCTGGAAAATGGTTGATATCATTGCCAGCAGCAGCGAAAGAGACGCCCTGTACCAATATGTGCACCGGGCGGTAAAAACGACTGCCATCACCCCGACCCCTGTTTCGTCCTATTACGGGAGCATCCCCACCCCATGA
- the hisH gene encoding imidazole glycerol phosphate synthase subunit HisH: MTVAIIDYGSGNLRSCAKAFERAARENNLAIDVVVTDDLHHVRDASHIVLPGVGAFADCRAGLDAVGGMVELLHEQVIEGGKPFMGICVGMQLMAKVGREFANTDGLGWIDGEVVAIEPDDPALKIPHMGWNELRLDDAGADHPVLKGISSGDHAYFVHSFHMRIATPSQRLASVDYGSEITAIVGRDNMIGTQFHPEKSQKTGLTLIGNFLGWKP, translated from the coding sequence ATGACCGTCGCGATCATTGATTACGGTTCAGGCAATCTGCGTTCTTGCGCCAAAGCATTTGAGCGTGCAGCCCGCGAAAACAACCTTGCCATTGATGTTGTCGTCACCGATGACCTGCATCATGTAAGGGATGCCAGCCATATCGTGTTGCCCGGCGTCGGGGCCTTTGCCGATTGCCGTGCCGGCCTTGACGCCGTGGGCGGCATGGTTGAACTTCTGCATGAACAGGTCATTGAAGGTGGCAAACCCTTTATGGGCATTTGTGTTGGTATGCAGTTGATGGCCAAAGTCGGCCGGGAATTTGCCAATACCGATGGTCTGGGCTGGATTGACGGCGAAGTAGTTGCCATTGAACCAGATGATCCCGCCCTTAAAATTCCGCATATGGGCTGGAACGAATTGCGCCTGGACGATGCCGGGGCAGATCACCCGGTTTTAAAAGGTATTTCCAGCGGTGATCACGCCTATTTTGTCCATAGTTTTCACATGCGTATTGCCACCCCGTCACAACGGCTGGCCAGCGTGGATTATGGCAGCGAAATTACCGCCATTGTCGGCCGCGACAATATGATCGGCACGCAGTTTCACCCTGAAAAAAGCCAGAAAACAGGATTGACCCTGATCGGGAATTTCCTGGGATGGAAACCATGA
- the hisB gene encoding imidazoleglycerol-phosphate dehydratase HisB — MRKARVERNTNETRITAEVNLDGTGVYDIKTGVGFLDHMLEQLSRHSLMDLTVRAEGDLHIDFHHTTEDSGIAIGQAFAKALGDKKGITRYGSCLLPMDEALTRVALDISSRPYLIWNVTFTRDKIGDMDTELFREWFQGFAQAAGITLHVENLYGENNHHIIESSFKALARSLRDAIEIDPRKSDAIPSTKGVLGGSL; from the coding sequence ATGCGCAAGGCCCGCGTAGAGCGCAACACCAACGAAACCCGTATCACCGCCGAGGTCAATCTTGACGGTACCGGTGTCTATGACATCAAAACCGGTGTGGGTTTTCTGGATCACATGCTTGAACAGCTTTCACGCCACAGCCTGATGGACCTGACGGTTCGCGCCGAAGGCGACCTGCATATCGATTTCCATCATACCACCGAAGATTCCGGCATCGCGATTGGCCAGGCCTTTGCCAAGGCCCTGGGCGATAAAAAAGGCATCACCCGTTACGGAAGCTGCCTTCTGCCGATGGACGAAGCCCTGACCCGTGTTGCCCTTGATATTTCCAGCCGCCCTTACCTGATCTGGAATGTCACCTTCACCCGTGACAAAATCGGCGATATGGACACCGAACTGTTCCGCGAATGGTTTCAGGGGTTTGCCCAGGCGGCCGGCATCACGCTGCATGTCGAAAACCTGTATGGTGAAAATAATCACCATATTATCGAAAGCAGCTTCAAGGCGCTGGCACGTTCGCTGCGCGATGCGATCGAAATTGATCCGCGCAAGTCCGATGCCATTCCGTCGACAAAGGGTGTTCTGGGCGGGTCACTTTAA
- a CDS encoding 2-hydroxyacid dehydrogenase, with protein MPASAPCKILIAAQGDETRWKKAMTARLPDATIYSQDEDYDPAEIDYALLWKQPQGMIKSLENVRAIFSLGAGVEHVLSAPSLPVNVPIVRLEDAGMAQQMIEYHVYATLHFMRDFDHYLRHEKEDDWHPHDVAEISDFRVGVMGLGALGAAVATKLSDLGFSVSGWSRRMKAIENVATFAGDETLDEFLGQTDILICLLPRTRQTEGLLDSARMSKLPANAAIINASRGAVIVEEDLLRLVDMGHLRGAFLDVACNEPLPKGHPFWNHPKIRLTPHIAAATRIGPAVNQIAENIARIEKGETPAGLVDRDTGY; from the coding sequence ATGCCTGCGTCTGCCCCATGCAAAATCCTGATCGCCGCACAGGGCGACGAAACCCGCTGGAAAAAGGCAATGACGGCCCGGCTGCCCGACGCCACCATCTATTCCCAGGACGAGGATTATGATCCCGCCGAAATCGATTATGCCCTGTTATGGAAACAGCCCCAGGGCATGATCAAAAGCCTTGAGAATGTGCGTGCCATTTTTTCGCTTGGCGCGGGGGTTGAACATGTGCTTTCGGCCCCGTCACTGCCGGTAAATGTGCCGATTGTTCGACTGGAAGATGCCGGCATGGCCCAGCAGATGATCGAATATCATGTCTATGCGACGCTGCATTTCATGCGCGATTTTGACCATTACCTGCGCCACGAAAAAGAAGACGACTGGCACCCCCACGACGTGGCCGAAATCAGCGATTTTCGCGTTGGCGTGATGGGGCTGGGCGCATTGGGGGCTGCGGTCGCCACCAAGCTTTCCGATCTGGGCTTTAGTGTTTCAGGCTGGAGCCGCCGGATGAAAGCGATTGAAAATGTCGCCACCTTTGCCGGGGACGAAACGCTGGATGAATTTCTGGGTCAGACCGATATTCTGATCTGCCTGCTGCCGCGCACGCGCCAGACTGAAGGGCTGCTTGATAGTGCGCGCATGTCAAAACTGCCTGCAAATGCCGCCATTATCAATGCATCACGCGGTGCCGTCATTGTCGAGGAAGACCTTTTGCGTCTGGTCGATATGGGCCATCTGCGTGGTGCCTTCCTGGATGTTGCCTGCAACGAACCTCTGCCCAAAGGTCATCCTTTCTGGAACCACCCGAAAATCCGCCTGACGCCGCATATCGCCGCTGCCACCCGTATCGGCCCGGCCGTCAACCAGATTGCCGAAAATATCGCCCGTATCGAAAAGGGCGAAACACCCGCTGGTCTGGTTGATCGCGATACCGGCTATTAA
- the hisF gene encoding imidazole glycerol phosphate synthase subunit HisF has translation MLKTRVIPCLDVKDGRVVKGVNFVDLIDAGDPVEQARIYDAEGADELCFLDITASSDNRDTIFDVVARTAEACFMPVTVGGGVRTLEDIRKLLLAGADKVSINTAAVNNPDFVREAARKFGSQCIVVSIDAKSTGPDSFEIFTHGGRNATGIDAVSFSKQMTEYGAGELLVTSMDRDGTKSGFNIPLTRTIADAVSVPVIASGGVGTLDHMVQGVTEGHASAVLAASIFHFGTYRIRDVKNHMKAAGLPVRDA, from the coding sequence ATGCTGAAAACCCGTGTGATACCCTGCCTGGACGTTAAAGACGGTCGCGTGGTCAAGGGTGTGAATTTTGTCGATCTGATCGATGCTGGCGACCCGGTCGAACAGGCCCGCATCTATGATGCCGAAGGCGCAGACGAACTTTGTTTCCTTGATATCACCGCATCAAGCGACAATCGCGACACCATTTTTGATGTGGTCGCCCGTACGGCCGAAGCCTGCTTTATGCCGGTAACGGTGGGCGGGGGTGTGCGCACACTCGAGGATATCCGCAAATTGCTACTGGCCGGGGCAGATAAAGTCTCGATCAATACTGCTGCGGTCAATAATCCCGACTTCGTGCGCGAAGCCGCCCGCAAATTTGGCTCGCAATGCATCGTGGTTTCGATTGATGCCAAATCAACCGGCCCGGACAGCTTTGAAATTTTCACCCATGGAGGTCGTAACGCTACCGGAATAGATGCCGTTTCTTTTTCGAAACAAATGACGGAATATGGCGCTGGCGAATTGCTGGTCACCTCCATGGATCGCGATGGCACCAAGTCTGGTTTCAATATTCCGCTGACCCGCACCATTGCCGATGCTGTATCCGTCCCTGTTATCGCATCAGGCGGTGTCGGCACACTTGACCATATGGTTCAAGGGGTTACCGAAGGTCATGCCTCCGCTGTGCTGGCGGCATCCATCTTCCATTTTGGCACCTATCGCATTCGTGACGTCAAAAATCACATGAAGGCAGCCGGGCTTCCGGTGCGCGACGCATAA